In the genome of Archangium lipolyticum, the window AAGGGGACCTGCTTGGTGCTCGCAAGCGGCTCAAGCGTGCCATACGCCTATTCATTAAAGAATTCGGTTCAGATGAAAACCCTAACACAGCAGCATCTTTGCATGAACTTGCACGAGTGCTCCATGCACAGGGCTACCTGCCTAGCGCATGCCGACTGTTTGAACATACTTTGCACATTTATAATAAGGTATTCGGCACGGAGGAGCACCCCTTCGTAGCGAAATCTCTGCACGAATTGGGCAGGGTGCTCCTGGAGCAGGGGAACCCACGTGATGCTCACCCACTATTTGAACGAGCCCTACGCATCAATACTAAGGTATATGGAACAGAGGAGCACCTGGAGGTTACGGCAACCCTGCACGAGCTGGCTGCGGTGCTTATGCTTCAAGGCGATCTAAAGGCCACTCGTAAACTGCTCGAACGAGTTGTCGCCATTGAAGAACGTATCTACGGTACGCGAGATCATTTCTCGATAGCGCAAAGCGAAATTTTTCTCGGCAGTGTCCTTCTTAACTTGGGTGATCGCCAGCGTGCCATCGATCTCTTACAACATGCCTATCGAGTATACTTTACTCAGCTCGGCCCAGAGCACCCTCAAACAAAGCAGCTTTCCACTTTGTTCAAACGCTTTTAAGGTGAACTCTGCTCAGCAATAACCATATCTCCCAGTCCTTGAAGTAAGAGCAGCCGTTGATAGAAGAAGCGACTGCAATCGGCAAAGAGCCTATTTCGGTAGGCTCCATTCTTGGCTGACTGCTCCTCGGACATGGAACCGGCGAAGCACCTACCGAAACAGGCTCAAAACTGCTGCTAGTCTTGCTGAAAATGGATCACATGGGTCGACCGTCTAGGCCGGCAGCGGAGCGGTGAGCGCCGCGAACATCATCTTCAGCACCGAGTCGCGCGCCACCAGCAGCTTCGTCGAGCCCAGCACCCACTTCACCGTCCGCCGGGAGATCTTCACCGGCTGCTTCTCCAGCACCGCCTCGTTCCCGTACACCTTGCGCAGCGTCATCACCGCCAGGAACAGCGGCCACAGGCAGAACAACCGGATGCCGTGCTCCTCCCTCGGCAACGCCATCACGTACTCGAAGGCCTGGCGCAGCTCCCGGTGCGCCACCGCCACCAGCTTCCCGTGCGCCTTCATCGCCTCGCCCCGCTTGTCCGGCGCCAGCAGGGACTCCGGCGTCACCCCGTACTCCGCCAACACCGTCCTCGGCAGCCAGCAGCTCCCCCGCTCCAGATCCTCCCGCACGTCCTTGAGGATGTTCACCAGTTGCAGCGCGTTGCCGAACGCCACCGCCCTCGGCTCCAGCTTCCCCGCCCGCTCCGCCACCGCTGGCGAGTACCAGGTGAACAGCCGCGTCAGCATCTCCCCCACCGTCCCCGCCACGTAGTAGCAGTAGCGCATCGTCTCCTCGAGGCTCTCCAACCCCAGGCCTCCTCCCGAGACGCGCCCCTTGTCCCCCATCCTCCCCATCCCCTCCGTCATCGTCGCCACGCACGCCGCCACGTGCTCGCGCACCGGCGCCTCGTGCACCGCCAGCGCCTCCAGTACCCGGGGCATCCCCTCCAACAGCCGCAGCTCGGCCGCCGGCGTCTGCGCCCGCAGCTCCCGCAGCGCCTCCCGGGTGAAGCGCCTCGCGTCCTCCTGCCAACCCT includes:
- a CDS encoding tetratricopeptide repeat protein, which codes for GDLLGARKRLKRAIRLFIKEFGSDENPNTAASLHELARVLHAQGYLPSACRLFEHTLHIYNKVFGTEEHPFVAKSLHELGRVLLEQGNPRDAHPLFERALRINTKVYGTEEHLEVTATLHELAAVLMLQGDLKATRKLLERVVAIEERIYGTRDHFSIAQSEIFLGSVLLNLGDRQRAIDLLQHAYRVYFTQLGPEHPQTKQLSTLFKRF
- a CDS encoding phytoene/squalene synthase family protein, with the protein product MSPRNEPDAVSFCREVLPAVSRTFALNIPVLPGPLDTAVMVAYLLCRIADTLEDEAHGPASAALLAELARLSRLPEGWQEDARRFTREALRELRAQTPAAELRLLEGMPRVLEALAVHEAPVREHVAACVATMTEGMGRMGDKGRVSGGGLGLESLEETMRYCYYVAGTVGEMLTRLFTWYSPAVAERAGKLEPRAVAFGNALQLVNILKDVREDLERGSCWLPRTVLAEYGVTPESLLAPDKRGEAMKAHGKLVAVAHRELRQAFEYVMALPREEHGIRLFCLWPLFLAVMTLRKVYGNEAVLEKQPVKISRRTVKWVLGSTKLLVARDSVLKMMFAALTAPLPA